Genomic window (Pseudostreptobacillus hongkongensis):
AGGCTAAAAGTAAAAAAGAAGCTGAAAAAAAAGCAGCAAGTATTGCTATAGAATTATTAAAATTGGAGAAATAAGATGAATAAAAAAGTTATATATCCAGGAAGTTTTGATCCAATAACTAAAGGACATTTAGATATAATTAAAAGAACATCGATGCTTTTTGATGAACTTATAATAGGAGTTTTTGTAAACTATTCTAAGAAATCTTGGTTTAGTACTAATGAACGTGTTGAACTTATAAAAAAAGTATTAGAATCAGAGGGAATAACTAATGCGAAAATAGTTGAATTTTCTGGATTATTAGTAGACTATATTAATAAGAAAGATATAGATATATTAGTTAGAGGATTAAGGGCAGTATCTGATTATGAGTATGAATTGCAAGTTAATTTAACTAATATGGCATTGACTAATAAAAAATTTGAAACACTATTTTTAACAGCATCAAGAGAATATCTTTATTTGAGCTCTAGTATAGTTAAAGAAGTGGCTATAAATGGAGGCAATTTATTAGAATTTGTTCCTAAAATAATAATAGAAGATGTTATAAAAAAGGCAGAAAGTATAAAAGATGGCAGATAAAAAGAAAATAAAATATGTGTGTAATGAATGTGGTTATCAAAGTACTAAATGGATGGGGAAATGTCCAGCTTGTGATAGTTGGGGAACTATAGAAGAAGAAATAGAAGTTAAAATGTCAGGTATTAGAAAAACTGTTAAGAATGTTTCTTCTACTAAAATAAATGAGGTTAAGTTTGAAAAAGACTTTAGAGTAAAAACAAAATATGAAGAATTTGATAGAGTTTTAGGTGGAGGTCTTACTAAAGGAGAAGTAGTTTTAATTACTGGTAATCCGGGTATAGGTAAATCTACCTTTTTGTTGCAACTTTCAAATGAATATGCTAAAAATAGAAATGTTTTGTATATTTCAGGGGAAGAATCAGTTAAACAAATTAAAGAAAGAGCTGTTAGAATACAGGTTAATTCAAGTAAGTTAAACCTTTTAAGTGAAACAAATCTAGAAGTAATAGAACAAACTATAGAAAATGAAAAACCAGAAGTGATAATAATAGATTCTATACAAACTATATATTCTGAAAATGTGAGTTCAGTTCCAGGAAGTGTAAGTCAAATAAGGGAATGTAGTTTAAAATTAATAGATATAGCAAAAAATAATGATATTTCATTTTATATTGTTGGTCATGTTACTAAAGATGGTAAACTTGCAGGGCCTAAATTGTTAGAGCATATGGTAGATGCTGTACTTTCTTTTGAAGGTGATGAAAATAATTATTATAGAATAATAAGAAGTATAAAAAATAGATATGGATCGACAAATGAAATTTCAATATTTGATATGAGAGAAGATGGTGTTTCTGAAATTAAAAATCCATCTGAATTTTTCATATCAGAAAGAGATGAAAAAAATATTGGTAGTATAATAACAACATCTATAGAGGGTTCCAGAGTAATATTATTTGAAATACAGACTTTATCATTTCCTATAAAATTTGGTATACCCAAAAGAGTTATAGAAGGCTATGATAAAAATAGAGTAGAACTTTTATCTGCTGTTGTATCAAGAGTTTTTGGGATGGATTTATCAGGGAATGATATATATTTAAATATACCTGGGGGTATAGAAATTAAGGATCAATCTGCAGATCTTGCTATAGTTTTATCTTTAATATCAACTATAAGATCTATAGGTATAAGTCAAAAAATAGCTGCTATTGGAGAAATAGGGTTAAGAGGTGAGGTTAGAAAAGTTTCTTTTATTAAAAAGAGAATAAAGGAATTAGAAAAACTTGGTTTTACTGGAGTGTATTTACCTAAATTACATATGACTGAGCTTGAGAATTTTGAAACAACAGTAAAACTAAACTATATCAATAATATATCAGAATTGGTGGAAAGGCTGTGATTTATGTTAGTTAAACCTGAATATGAAAAAATTATGAAAAGTATATTTAAAATAGTGGCACCAGGACAACCTTTAAGAATAGCTATAGAAAGAATACAAGAAGCCTCTTTAGGAGGACTTTTGATATTAAGTTCTATAGAAAGTATAGAAAAATATGTAGATGGAGGATTTGTTTTAAATACAGCATTTAGTCCACAAAAGGTGTATGAACTTGCAAAAATGGATGGTGCAGTTTTAATATCAGAAGATCTTAAAACTATTTATGGAGCAAATGTTCAATTACAACCTGATAAAGAGATTCAAACTGATGAAAGTGGAACAAGACATAGAACAGCAGATAGAATAGCAAAACTTACTAATAAGTTGGTTATTACCATATCAGAAAGAAGAAAAAGAATAACAGTATTTAAGGGTGATTTTAAATACATTCTAGATTTAGTAGGAGATTTATTAACTAAGGCTTCACAAGCTATTATGTCTCTTGAAAAATATGCTATATCAGTTAATAAATATATGGAAGATCTAACATTATCTGAATTTGAAAATACTGTAATTTTAGAAGAAGTTTTAAACGGTCTTAGATATTTTTATCTTATGTTTATTATGGATAAGGAAGTTAATCAATATATTATGGAACTTGGGAATGAAGGTAGATTGATAGAATTACAACATCATGAAATAATGGCAAATCAAAGAATTACTTTTAATAATTTTGTTAAAGATTATACTTTAAAAATTAGTAAGAGTCCAGAAAAGATATTTGATGAATTGATGAAACTTGAAAAAGATGAAATTAGAGAAGATGCAAAAATTGCTAAAATTTTAGGATATGATTTAAAACAAACATTGTTAGATGAAACTTTAGAATCTAAAGGATATAGAATTTTAAGTTCAGCTAATAAGTTAACTAAAAAAGATGTAGAAAATATAGTTGATCATTTTAAAAATTTAAAAAGTTTATTATCATCAGGATATGATGAAATATATAGTATAAAAGGGATGGGGAAATTTAAAACTGAAAGAGTTTTAAGAATGAAAGAAAAATTTGAAAATAAATATTAGTGAGGAGTTTATGGAGTTTTATAAAAAATTAATAGTTAAAATACTTGAAAGAAGTGCTCTTGCAAGTGACGATAAAATACTTAAGAAATTAAAAAATAATGAAGATTTAAATCAAGAGGAAAGAAGATATTTAGAAGAAATTTTAGAAAATATTGTCTAGGAGGAAAAATGAATACAGTAACTAAAGGAATCTATCCTGAAAATGTACTTGGATTTTTTGAAGAAATTTCAAAAATACCTAGAGGATCAGGAAAAGAAAAACAAATAAGTGATTGGTTAGTAAATTTTGCAAAAGAAAGAAATTTGGAAGTATATCAAGATAAATATAATAATGTGGTTATAAAAAAAGAAGCAACAAGTGGATATGAAAACTATATGCCTTTAATTTTACAAGGACACATGGATATGGTTTGGGAAAAAAATAAAGATGTTGACTTTGATTTTGAAAAAGAAGGTATAAAATTAAAAATAGAAAATGGATATTTAATGGCACAAGGAACAACTCTTGGTGCAGATAATGGTATAGCTGTTGCAATGGCACTTGCTATTTTAGATTCAAAAGATATTAAACATCCAGCACTTGAAATTTTAATTACAACTGATGAAGAAGTTAATATGGTAGGTGCAGAAAATTTTGATACAAGTCTATTAAAAGGTAAGAAAATGATAAATCTTGATACTGAAGAAGTTGGGAAAATTTATGTAAGTAGTGCAGGTGGAGCAACTTTAAAATTAAGTAGTAAAGTTGAGAATTATTCATTAGATAAAGAAGATAAAGTATATCTTATAGAAATTCTAGGATTAAAAGGAGGACATTCAGGTGCAGAAATCCATTTAAATTTAGGAAATTCTATTAAGATATTATCTAAATTATTAAAACATCTTTCTATTAATCATAACTATGAACTTATAGAAATTGATGGCGGAAATAAGGATAATGCTATACCTAGAGAAGCACATGCTAAAATTGCAACTAGATCAAGTATTGATAGTATAAAAGAATTATTAGATAAATTTATAGTTGTTGAAAAAGACAATTATCCTGAAGAATTAGGATTAAGATATGAAATAAAAGAAATATCAGATAAATCTTTAAGAAAAATATCTGATAGAGATACACATAAATTAGTATCATTTTATAATGAATTTCCTCATGGAGTAAGAACTATGAGTCAAAGTATAGAAGGACTTGTTCAAACATCACTTAATTTTGGTGTTTTAAAAACAGAATTAGAGGGTAATAATTCAATATTTAAAATCAATACATTACTTAGAAGTTCAAGTGTAAAAGAATTAGATGATTTACAAGAATTTGTAATAGAATTAGCTAAAAAATATGAAACTGAGGGAGTTAAGGTACCATCTTTCCATCCTTGGGAATATAGGGAAGATTCATCTTTAAGAAGATTAAGTGAAAAAGTATTCTATAATAAATTCAATAAGGAAATTGAAATGAAGGCTATTCATGCTGGGCTTGAATGTGGTCTGTTTACAGATAAAATAGAGGATTTAGATGTAATATCATTTGGTCCAGATATTTTTGGAGCTCATACTCCTGAAGAAAGAATGGGACTTGAAAGTGTTAAAATTACTTGGGATTACTTATTAGAAATTCTTAAGGAATATAATTTGGTTGATTAAAATGATGGAAAAGTTAAAAATAGATGATATAGTTATAGTTGAAGGTAAAGATGATGTAAGTAAATTAAATCAAGTTATTGATGCTACAATTATACCTCTTCACGGTAGTGTGGGACTAAGTAGAGAAAAAATAGAGATAATAAAACAATTGTCTGAAAAAAATAATATAATATTATTAACAGATCCTGATTTTACAGGAAAGAGGATAAGAGATAAAATAAACTCTAGTGTTAAGTCAAACATATTTAATCTTTATGTTCCAAGAAGCATAGCAACTAAAAAAGAAAATGTAGGCGTTGAAAATGTTGATAAAGAGGAACTGTATAGAATATTTTTAGAATATTTAGAAAACAAAGAAGAAATTATTAAGAAATCTACATATAAGTATACGATAAAAGACCTTATAGAGCATAATTTAACAGGAACATTAGATTCGAAACTAAGACGGGAAGTTTTAGGAGATTTATTAAAAATAGGATATTTTAATTCTAAATCATTAATCAATGTTTTAAATGGTATGTGTATATCATATGAGGAATTTTGTAAGAAGATTATAATTATGAATAATAAACTTGATAGGAAAGAAAAGGTAGGTATAATATTTGGGAAATTTATACCCGTACATAATGGACATCTGAATTTTATAAAAGAAGCAGCTCAATTAGTTGATAAGTTGTATGTAACTTTGTGTGTTGAAAAAACTCGTGATGATAATTTAATTTTTAATTCAACTTTACCTAAGGTTATAACAGAAAATGATAGATATAGATTTTTGAAAAAAGAACTTTCAGGATTATTCAATGTTGAGATATTAATTTTAAGAGAAGAAGGAATAGAAACTTATCCTAATGGTTGGCTATCTTGGACTAAAAGAGTAGTAGAATTATTAGAAAAAAATAATATAGTTATAAATTCCGTTTTTTCAAATGAAACACAAGATACAGTTAATTATAAAAAATATTTTAAAGGGTATAAAGTTTTTTCTAAAGAACTTGATGTACATGTTATGGATCCTAAAAGATTTGCATATAATGTGTCTGCTACTAAAATTAGAACAAATTATGAAGAATATAAAAAGTATTTACCAAAATCAGTACTCGACTTTTTAGAAAAATAATTATAAATATAATAATAAGTATTGCATTTAAGAAAAATCAAGGTATACTTACTATGTAACTTGTAATTTATTGGAGGTCAAAATGAAAAAAATGATGTTAGTTGCCGCGTTAATGGCATTTGGGGCACTTTCTTATACTGCAGAAAAAGAACCTTATACTCATAAAGGTTATACAACTAAGGAATTAATGGTTGTTGGAGAAAATAATGCAAAAGAAGTTAAATGGGTAACTGTTGATGATATTAGAGAAAGTTTAAAAAATACAGGTCCTATAGTTGTTAGCTTTGACATAGATGATACAGTACTTGCATCAAGCCCATGTTTCTTCTACGGTGAAAAACATTTTTCTAAAGAAGGTGTTAAATACACTCGTAATCAAGAATACTGGAATTTCTTAGATGAATCTAAATGTGATGAATATTCATTACCTAAAAATTCTTCTAAAGAAATAATTAAAATGCATTTAGACAGAGGAGACCAAGTAATATTTATAACAGGTAGAACAGCTGCTAAAGGGTATACTGGAGATAAATTAGACTCAACAGCTATGATTTTACAAAAAGAATTTGGTATAACTAATATGAAACCTATTTCATATAGAACACCTGAAACAAAAGCAGCAAATAAATATGACAAAACTTACTATATTAAAAAATATGGTGTTTCATTACACTATGGAGATAGTGATGATGATATCTTAGCAGCAAGAGAATCAGGAATAAGAGGAATAAGAGTAGAAAGAGCTCTTAACAGTAATAATACATCAGGAGCTTTAAATGGTGGATATGGTGAAGAAGTAGTTAAAAATTCTTCATACTAGATAAATATAACAAACTGAATCAGTGTAAAAGCTGATTCTTTTTTGTTTATTTTAAAGAGTTTTTTACTTGCATCTAAAATATATATATGTTAAAATTAAAAAAAATGTAGAGAAAGGAAGATTAAATGAAGAAAATAATTAAGTTATTAACATTATTTGTATTAGCATCATTTTTATCTTTTTCGTCAAGTAAATCTGTAAGACTTGAAGATGATTTTTATACTTATGTTAATAAAGAGTGGCAATCTAAACATCCTATACCAAAAGGAGAAACTGATATAGATAATTTCTCTATAATTGTAGATAAAACAGAAGAACAATTAAAGAAATTAGTAGCTGAGTTAGTTAAAAATGAAAAGAAATTAAAAGAAGGTAGTGATGAACAAAAACTTGTTACTTTCTATGATATGGCTAAAGATTTTAAAACTAGAAATAAGTTAAGAATAAAACCTATACAAAATGAGCTTAAAGCAATAGGTTCAGTAAAAACAATGAAAGAATTTATTGAACTTAATAAAGAACAAATACTAACAGGTAATAGTATGATTTATTCTATATCTGTATATAAAGATACTAAGGATAATACTCAGAATGTTTTATACATAGATACTCCTGGTATAGGTCTTTCAAAACTTTATATCGAAGGTACTAATTCTTATGCTAAAAAGAGACAAAAAGCATATAAGAATAATTTAATAAATATATTCATGTATAAAGGGGATAGTAAAAAAGAAGCTATAAGAAAAGCTGATTTAGTATTTAATTTAGAAACTAAAATTGCTAAATTTATGAGAACTCAAGAAGAAGATCAAGATGTTGAGAAATCATATAACATATTGAGTATAGAGGATATAAATAATATAGCGAATAAGTTAGGATATAAAGAAATACTTGATAAATATGACTTATCTAAAGCTAAAAAAATTATAGTTTCAGACCCTAATTTCCTTGAAAAATTTACAGAATTATTAACTGATGAAAATTTAGAAGCATTTAAAGCAAAACAAGAATATACGTTAATAAAATCAAATACTATGTATTTAGATAAAAAGTTAATAGAAATATCTGCTAAATATTCACAAGAAATTTTAGGAGTATATAATATGGAAAATAATAGTACTTTAGCATATTATGTTACAAGTAGTATATTTTCTGATGCATTAGGAAAAGCATATGTAGATAAATATTTTGATCCTAAAACTAAGCAAGAAGTTATAAATATGATGGAAGATATTAAAGAAACTTATAGAAGAAGAATAAGAGAATTAGATTGGATTAAAGAAGAAACTAAAAATAAGGCAATAGAAAAAATAAATAAATTATCATTACATGTTGGATATCCTGATAAATGGGAAAATTTAAATGGAATAGAGATAAAATCATATGAACAAGGTGGAAATTTAGTTTCAAATAAAAATAAAATAGTTGAACATGAAATTATTAAGAATTTCAAAGAATTAGGAGAAAAACCTGATAGAAATAAATGGGGATCACCAACTTATGAAGTAAATGCATATTATGATATGGAGGCTAATGCAATAGTTGTTCCAGCTGGAATAATTCAATCACCATTATATGATCCTAAAGGAACTCCTGAACAAAAATTAGGGGGTCTTGGAGCTATACTTGGACATGAATTAAGTCATGGATTTGATAGAACAGGAGCATTATTTGATTCTAATGGTAATTTAAATCCTTGGTGGAATGAAGAAGACTATAAGCAATTCCAAATTAAAGTTAAGAAAGTTGCAGAGCTATTCTCTAAAATAGAAGTTAAACCAGGACATTTTGTTAATGGTGAAATATCAACAGGGGAAATAATGGCTGATATTGGTGGAGTTACAGTAGTTTTAGATATAGCTAAGCAAAAAGGATATGATTTAGATAAAGTGTTTAAAGCATATGCTAAAGTTTGGAGAGGAAATATTCTAGATGAAGCATTAATTGCTAATTTAACTGACAATCATCCACCTGCAAAGTATAGAGTTAATAATATAGTTAATCTTATGGATGATTTTTACAAGACATATAATATAAAAGAAACAGATAAAATGTATGTAAAACCTGAAGATAGAATAAAAGTTTGGTAAAAAAATGGAGATGTTTTATACATCTCCTTATTTCATTTCTTCTTTAAGTTGTTCACACCATGCATTAACTCTATCTTCAGATAAGTCAGGTTGATTTAATTCATCTATTGCAAGGCCTATAAATTTTCCATTTTTAACAGCTGCAGATCTTGTAAATTCATAGCCATCTGTATCTGTAAATCCAATTAATTTTGCGTTTGCTTTTTTTGCTTTATTATACAATATCTCTATAGCATCTATGAATGAATCAGAAAATGATGCTTGATCTCCTGTTCCAAATAATGCAACATACTTATCACTTAAATCCATATCTTCTATTTCATCAATATATATCATCCATTCATCTTGTAGATCTCCTAATCCCCAAGTTGGAGACCCCCATATTAATAAATCATAATCTGGGAAACCATCTATACCATTAGATATTTCAATTACATCTGCATCATCAAAATTATCTGCTATTCTATGTGCTATATCTTCAGTTGTTCCAGTAGTAGTACCATAATAAATTCCAACTTTCATTATTCCTCCTTAATAATAATCAATAATACTATTATCAGTATATATTATTTTTCCTTTTTTTGCTAGTTCTAATATATATTTTTTGTTTTCTATTGGTAAATAGTGTAAAAATATACTTTCATAGTCTATATTTTTTAGTAAATTTTTACTTATTTTCACTATATTTTTGGGTAATTTAGTATTAAATATGATATTTTCTAGTTTATCACTTTTAATTTCTGAATCATAGATAACGATAGCTTTTTCATAATTTATTTTAAAATTAGGTAATTTTATACTATTGAAATCAAATATACATATATCATTTGAATTTCGTATATTTATTTTATCTATGAAGTTACAATAAGTCTTAAATTCTGGTTTTTCTTTGAAATATTTATTTGTTGTATAGAAGTTTATTTTCCTATCATTTTCAAAATAATATTTAATAGATATAGTTAGTAATAAATTGTATAAATAGCTTTCAGTAATATCTACAGGTTCTTCTTCAAGTTCAATCTTTATATTATCTCTATTTATATGTATAGACTTATTTTCTTTATAAAATATAGAAAGAGCTTTTTTTGTAAAATCATTATAAGGTATATCTTTTAATAAGAAGTTCTTAATATTTCTAAATTGAACTGAATCACTATTAGAATAATTTTCAAGCTTATGTTTCTTCTTTATTAAAATATGAACAATATTATGATATTGTCTTTTATCTATTTCTTCTATTTTTATTTCAAATTCATAGTTATAGAAATTATGTAGTTGATCAAGCAAATTAGAAATATTTTGATCAAGTTTTGAAATAGTCTTTTTACCCATCATAATAGAATAATTTGAAAAATTCTTTTTAATATGTAATTTATCTTCGCTATCTATATCTATAGTAGTATAAAATACTGATTTAATTGGGAAAGAAGTATAATACATAGAATGGTAGAAATGAAATCTATCATCTTTTAATTTAGATTTTTTCATATCTTCTATTAATATATTAGGATAAAATCTATCGTTAAATTCAGATGTTTCTAATTTAAATACGATATCATAAAAAATAGAGTCATTAGTTAGTTCAGAAATCTTATCAGAATTATTAAACCAAATAGCATTTTTTACAGAAAATCCTTTTTGATCTATATCAAACTTAAGATGCTGCTTTTTAGCTCCTATTAAGTTTGGGTTATGTATTATACAATTTTCTGTCATAAGTATTGGAGTTGAATTACCAAATCCAAATGGTTTAAGTAGATTTAAACTTTGTATAAATTCATAAGATATTTTCTGTGCAGGAATTTTCATATCTATGTTTATATTTTTTATTAAACT
Coding sequences:
- a CDS encoding aminoacyl-histidine dipeptidase, translating into MNTVTKGIYPENVLGFFEEISKIPRGSGKEKQISDWLVNFAKERNLEVYQDKYNNVVIKKEATSGYENYMPLILQGHMDMVWEKNKDVDFDFEKEGIKLKIENGYLMAQGTTLGADNGIAVAMALAILDSKDIKHPALEILITTDEEVNMVGAENFDTSLLKGKKMINLDTEEVGKIYVSSAGGATLKLSSKVENYSLDKEDKVYLIEILGLKGGHSGAEIHLNLGNSIKILSKLLKHLSINHNYELIEIDGGNKDNAIPREAHAKIATRSSIDSIKELLDKFIVVEKDNYPEELGLRYEIKEISDKSLRKISDRDTHKLVSFYNEFPHGVRTMSQSIEGLVQTSLNFGVLKTELEGNNSIFKINTLLRSSSVKELDDLQEFVIELAKKYETEGVKVPSFHPWEYREDSSLRRLSEKVFYNKFNKEIEMKAIHAGLECGLFTDKIEDLDVISFGPDIFGAHTPEERMGLESVKITWDYLLEILKEYNLVD
- the rnmV gene encoding ribonuclease M5, yielding MMEKLKIDDIVIVEGKDDVSKLNQVIDATIIPLHGSVGLSREKIEIIKQLSEKNNIILLTDPDFTGKRIRDKINSSVKSNIFNLYVPRSIATKKENVGVENVDKEELYRIFLEYLENKEEIIKKSTYKYTIKDLIEHNLTGTLDSKLRREVLGDLLKIGYFNSKSLINVLNGMCISYEEFCKKIIIMNNKLDRKEKVGIIFGKFIPVHNGHLNFIKEAAQLVDKLYVTLCVEKTRDDNLIFNSTLPKVITENDRYRFLKKELSGLFNVEILILREEGIETYPNGWLSWTKRVVELLEKNNIVINSVFSNETQDTVNYKKYFKGYKVFSKELDVHVMDPKRFAYNVSATKIRTNYEEYKKYLPKSVLDFLEK
- the disA gene encoding DNA integrity scanning diadenylate cyclase DisA, encoding MLVKPEYEKIMKSIFKIVAPGQPLRIAIERIQEASLGGLLILSSIESIEKYVDGGFVLNTAFSPQKVYELAKMDGAVLISEDLKTIYGANVQLQPDKEIQTDESGTRHRTADRIAKLTNKLVITISERRKRITVFKGDFKYILDLVGDLLTKASQAIMSLEKYAISVNKYMEDLTLSEFENTVILEEVLNGLRYFYLMFIMDKEVNQYIMELGNEGRLIELQHHEIMANQRITFNNFVKDYTLKISKSPEKIFDELMKLEKDEIREDAKIAKILGYDLKQTLLDETLESKGYRILSSANKLTKKDVENIVDHFKNLKSLLSSGYDEIYSIKGMGKFKTERVLRMKEKFENKY
- the radA gene encoding DNA repair protein RadA, whose amino-acid sequence is MADKKKIKYVCNECGYQSTKWMGKCPACDSWGTIEEEIEVKMSGIRKTVKNVSSTKINEVKFEKDFRVKTKYEEFDRVLGGGLTKGEVVLITGNPGIGKSTFLLQLSNEYAKNRNVLYISGEESVKQIKERAVRIQVNSSKLNLLSETNLEVIEQTIENEKPEVIIIDSIQTIYSENVSSVPGSVSQIRECSLKLIDIAKNNDISFYIVGHVTKDGKLAGPKLLEHMVDAVLSFEGDENNYYRIIRSIKNRYGSTNEISIFDMREDGVSEIKNPSEFFISERDEKNIGSIITTSIEGSRVILFEIQTLSFPIKFGIPKRVIEGYDKNRVELLSAVVSRVFGMDLSGNDIYLNIPGGIEIKDQSADLAIVLSLISTIRSIGISQKIAAIGEIGLRGEVRKVSFIKKRIKELEKLGFTGVYLPKLHMTELENFETTVKLNYINNISELVERL
- the aphA gene encoding acid phosphatase AphA, translating into MKKMMLVAALMAFGALSYTAEKEPYTHKGYTTKELMVVGENNAKEVKWVTVDDIRESLKNTGPIVVSFDIDDTVLASSPCFFYGEKHFSKEGVKYTRNQEYWNFLDESKCDEYSLPKNSSKEIIKMHLDRGDQVIFITGRTAAKGYTGDKLDSTAMILQKEFGITNMKPISYRTPETKAANKYDKTYYIKKYGVSLHYGDSDDDILAARESGIRGIRVERALNSNNTSGALNGGYGEEVVKNSSY
- the coaD gene encoding pantetheine-phosphate adenylyltransferase, which translates into the protein MNKKVIYPGSFDPITKGHLDIIKRTSMLFDELIIGVFVNYSKKSWFSTNERVELIKKVLESEGITNAKIVEFSGLLVDYINKKDIDILVRGLRAVSDYEYELQVNLTNMALTNKKFETLFLTASREYLYLSSSIVKEVAINGGNLLEFVPKIIIEDVIKKAESIKDGR
- a CDS encoding M13-type metalloendopeptidase: MKKIIKLLTLFVLASFLSFSSSKSVRLEDDFYTYVNKEWQSKHPIPKGETDIDNFSIIVDKTEEQLKKLVAELVKNEKKLKEGSDEQKLVTFYDMAKDFKTRNKLRIKPIQNELKAIGSVKTMKEFIELNKEQILTGNSMIYSISVYKDTKDNTQNVLYIDTPGIGLSKLYIEGTNSYAKKRQKAYKNNLINIFMYKGDSKKEAIRKADLVFNLETKIAKFMRTQEEDQDVEKSYNILSIEDINNIANKLGYKEILDKYDLSKAKKIIVSDPNFLEKFTELLTDENLEAFKAKQEYTLIKSNTMYLDKKLIEISAKYSQEILGVYNMENNSTLAYYVTSSIFSDALGKAYVDKYFDPKTKQEVINMMEDIKETYRRRIRELDWIKEETKNKAIEKINKLSLHVGYPDKWENLNGIEIKSYEQGGNLVSNKNKIVEHEIIKNFKELGEKPDRNKWGSPTYEVNAYYDMEANAIVVPAGIIQSPLYDPKGTPEQKLGGLGAILGHELSHGFDRTGALFDSNGNLNPWWNEEDYKQFQIKVKKVAELFSKIEVKPGHFVNGEISTGEIMADIGGVTVVLDIAKQKGYDLDKVFKAYAKVWRGNILDEALIANLTDNHPPAKYRVNNIVNLMDDFYKTYNIKETDKMYVKPEDRIKVW
- a CDS encoding flavodoxin; translation: MKVGIYYGTTTGTTEDIAHRIADNFDDADVIEISNGIDGFPDYDLLIWGSPTWGLGDLQDEWMIYIDEIEDMDLSDKYVALFGTGDQASFSDSFIDAIEILYNKAKKANAKLIGFTDTDGYEFTRSAAVKNGKFIGLAIDELNQPDLSEDRVNAWCEQLKEEMK